One genomic region from Nitrospirota bacterium encodes:
- a CDS encoding glutamate synthase subunit beta, with amino-acid sequence MADPKGFMKYAREGPKRRPVELRVLDWKEFYEPMPEDKLQIQGARCMDCGVPFCQSTNGCPVVNLIPEWNDLVHRGRWKDALKALHTTNNFPEFTGRLCPAPCESACVLGINSDPVSIRVIEWNIIDKGFDEGWVQPVLPTTRTGKTVAVVGSGPAGLAAAQQLARAGHSVTVFEKADRIGGLLRYGIPDFKMEKWVIDRRLEQMKAEGVEFKTGVHVGRDISGEELRRRFDAVCLAMGAEQARDLPVPGRELKGIHFAMDYLTQQNKRNAGDVIADEPITAKGKRVVIIGGGDTGSDCLGTAHRQGCTEVHQFELLPEPPPQRADSTPWPLWPMQLRTSHAHEEGCDRQWSVSTTKFTGRNGHVTKLHAHRVAFENGRFVPIPNTEFEMEVDLVLLAMGFTGPVKNGLLDSFGVKYDARGNVAVDDNYMTSVEGVFAGGDVKRGASLIVWAIAEGRKMAAGVDKYLRAGRSAKAAVR; translated from the coding sequence ATGGCTGACCCGAAAGGCTTCATGAAATACGCCCGCGAGGGCCCTAAGCGCCGGCCGGTCGAGCTGCGCGTGCTCGACTGGAAGGAATTCTACGAGCCGATGCCGGAAGACAAACTCCAGATCCAGGGCGCGCGGTGCATGGACTGTGGGGTGCCCTTCTGCCAAAGCACCAACGGCTGTCCGGTCGTCAATCTGATCCCGGAGTGGAACGACCTCGTCCACCGCGGGCGTTGGAAAGACGCACTGAAAGCGCTCCACACTACGAACAATTTCCCGGAGTTCACCGGCCGGCTTTGTCCCGCTCCCTGCGAATCGGCCTGCGTGCTGGGGATCAACAGCGATCCGGTGTCGATCCGCGTTATCGAGTGGAACATCATCGACAAGGGGTTCGACGAAGGCTGGGTGCAGCCCGTCCTGCCGACGACCCGCACCGGCAAGACCGTGGCCGTCGTGGGCTCCGGTCCGGCCGGGCTGGCCGCGGCGCAGCAACTGGCGCGGGCCGGTCACAGCGTCACGGTGTTCGAGAAGGCCGACCGGATCGGCGGCCTACTGCGTTACGGGATTCCCGATTTCAAGATGGAGAAATGGGTCATCGACCGGCGGCTGGAGCAGATGAAGGCCGAAGGCGTCGAGTTCAAGACCGGCGTCCATGTCGGCAGGGACATCAGCGGGGAAGAACTGCGCCGACGGTTCGACGCGGTGTGTCTGGCCATGGGCGCGGAACAGGCGCGCGACCTGCCGGTGCCGGGCCGGGAGCTCAAGGGCATCCATTTCGCGATGGACTACCTTACCCAGCAGAACAAGCGGAACGCCGGCGACGTGATTGCGGACGAGCCGATCACCGCGAAGGGCAAGCGCGTCGTCATCATCGGCGGCGGCGACACCGGGTCGGACTGTCTAGGCACCGCACACCGGCAGGGCTGCACGGAAGTGCATCAATTCGAATTGCTGCCGGAGCCCCCGCCGCAGCGGGCCGATTCAACGCCGTGGCCGCTCTGGCCGATGCAGCTCCGCACCTCGCACGCGCATGAGGAAGGCTGCGACCGGCAGTGGAGCGTCTCGACGACGAAGTTCACCGGCCGCAACGGGCATGTGACCAAGCTGCATGCGCACCGGGTGGCCTTCGAGAACGGCAGGTTCGTGCCGATCCCGAACACCGAGTTCGAGATGGAAGTCGATCTCGTTTTGTTGGCGATGGGTTTCACCGGCCCGGTGAAGAACGGCCTGCTCGACAGCTTCGGCGTCAAGTACGACGCGCGCGGCAACGTGGCCGTGGACGACAATTATATGACCTCCGTCGAAGGCGTCTTCGCCGGCGGCGACGTCAAACGCGGCGCCTCGCTCATCGTCTGGGCCATCGCCGAAGGCCGCAAGATGGCCGCCGGCGTGGACAAGTATCTGCGGGCGGGCCGGAGTGCGAAGGCGGCGGTGAGATGA
- a CDS encoding AAA family ATPase — translation MIEKLSIERFKSIKSLSIPCRKVNVFIGAPDTGKTNILEALGFLSGLGWGWSLGPSLRLRPELGFDPLFYRQFFDQPFQISMHLGAPPAAHQAQQVALKAAIAGGPDRRLKISFPSYGSPTVNFGGFCHIPALDWIRFYSYTTSQDWQYNSGYHLGTKAITPPHGPNLLYIARHNARVYEFLKDTVAGLNWKLRFDQAQRTFRLSEVRQDEILDYNLDLLSDSLKRQFFYGAILQSSEEVTLVFDEPDVFAFPPYPKALGEMIGADRSNQFFLTTHNPYFLTGIVEKTPAEDLAIFVCYRDKEGGTGAKLLTQEDTAKVVVLGASVFFNLDDFIGS, via the coding sequence GTGATCGAGAAACTTTCGATAGAACGATTCAAATCGATCAAGTCGCTTTCCATTCCATGCCGAAAGGTTAACGTCTTTATCGGCGCTCCCGACACCGGCAAAACCAACATTCTGGAGGCTCTGGGCTTTCTGTCCGGGCTTGGTTGGGGCTGGTCGTTGGGCCCATCTCTCCGCCTCCGGCCAGAACTCGGCTTCGATCCGCTCTTCTATCGACAATTTTTTGATCAGCCGTTCCAGATTTCTATGCATCTCGGTGCTCCACCCGCCGCGCACCAGGCGCAACAGGTGGCGCTGAAGGCGGCAATCGCAGGAGGACCGGACCGTCGACTAAAGATTAGCTTCCCTTCATACGGATCTCCCACTGTTAACTTTGGTGGCTTTTGCCATATCCCTGCCTTAGACTGGATTCGGTTTTATTCCTATACCACTTCCCAGGATTGGCAGTACAACAGCGGTTATCATCTAGGTACGAAGGCGATCACTCCTCCCCATGGCCCCAACTTACTTTACATTGCTCGGCACAATGCTCGGGTCTATGAGTTCTTGAAGGATACAGTGGCCGGACTCAATTGGAAATTGAGGTTCGATCAAGCTCAGCGGACGTTCCGGCTTTCGGAAGTCAGACAGGATGAAATCCTGGATTACAATTTGGACTTGCTGTCGGATAGCTTGAAAAGACAGTTTTTTTATGGCGCGATTCTTCAATCCTCGGAAGAAGTGACCTTAGTGTTCGACGAGCCGGATGTCTTCGCGTTTCCGCCTTATCCAAAGGCCCTCGGTGAGATGATCGGCGCGGATCGCTCGAACCAGTTCTTCCTGACTACTCATAACCCGTATTTCTTAACCGGTATCGTCGAAAAGACGCCCGCCGAGGACCTCGCCATTTTTGTCTGCTATCGTGACAAGGAAGGCGGCACAGGTGCGAAGCTGCTCACTCAGGAAGATACCGCCAAGGTGGTCGTGCTGGGCGCGAGCGTCTTCTTCAATCTCGACGACTTCATCGGATCATGA
- a CDS encoding DUF72 domain-containing protein has translation MPRILIGTSGWTYPSWKGTFYPEDLPSARFLEFYAKEFSTTEVNYSFYHLPRPATYEKWAAQVPEGFVFAVKASRLITHTKRLVDVEDPWRVFLQNARSLGPHLGPILFQFPPSFRCDLARLENFLKIAQQAVSKSHQLCLAFEFRHDSWFTDDVYRLLSRHEAALCIADSPRYPRKDVLTAGFTYLRFHGRTKLFASCYTKKELAEEAKKIKRYLGDGLDVYAYFNNDAEGHAVANARTLRTLVEGRRFR, from the coding sequence ATGCCCCGCATTCTCATCGGCACGTCGGGTTGGACCTATCCGAGTTGGAAGGGGACTTTCTATCCCGAAGACCTGCCCAGCGCTCGGTTTCTGGAGTTCTACGCCAAGGAGTTCTCCACCACCGAAGTCAATTATTCCTTCTACCATCTCCCTCGGCCGGCGACGTATGAGAAATGGGCGGCGCAGGTGCCGGAGGGGTTTGTCTTCGCGGTCAAGGCCAGCCGGCTGATTACTCATACCAAGCGGCTGGTCGATGTGGAAGACCCCTGGCGCGTCTTCCTGCAAAACGCCCGCTCGCTCGGCCCGCACCTGGGACCGATTCTGTTTCAGTTCCCGCCGTCGTTCCGCTGCGATCTTGCGCGATTGGAGAACTTTCTGAAGATCGCCCAACAGGCGGTCTCCAAATCTCACCAATTGTGCCTCGCCTTCGAGTTCCGCCACGACTCCTGGTTCACGGACGACGTCTATCGCCTGCTGAGCCGGCACGAGGCGGCCTTGTGTATCGCGGATTCGCCCCGCTATCCGCGGAAGGATGTGCTGACCGCCGGGTTCACCTATCTGCGGTTTCACGGGCGGACAAAATTGTTTGCGTCCTGCTATACGAAGAAGGAACTGGCTGAAGAGGCGAAAAAGATCAAACGGTACCTGGGCGACGGGCTCGACGTGTACGCGTATTTCAACAACGATGCGGAAGGTCATGCCGTGGCTAACGCGCGAACGCTGCGAACCCTCGTCGAAGGACGCAGGTTCAGGTGA
- a CDS encoding DNA gyrase inhibitor YacG, producing MTCPICRKTTTWEGNPWRPFCSERCQLIDLGAWAAERYRVPGPGLPTEPSEPESE from the coding sequence ATGACCTGCCCAATCTGTCGAAAAACGACCACCTGGGAAGGGAATCCCTGGCGGCCGTTCTGCTCCGAACGCTGCCAACTGATCGATCTGGGCGCGTGGGCCGCAGAGCGTTACCGGGTCCCCGGTCCCGGTCTCCCGACCGAACCCTCTGAGCCGGAATCCGAATAG
- a CDS encoding SUMF1/EgtB/PvdO family nonheme iron enzyme yields the protein MSILPPSERHRPAEYRVVSLLLVTAALLPSLVRAAGPDMKTALPAHLAAIAALAQLSPTVAVPEGWFLMGTNRKDDDPYGLETQFDDTELPQRRIWLDAYEIDRDEVSLAEYLAYLRSQRRSIPDELQRLIWHVITVHAMPDYVLARWPAMYVTWAEADDFCRKRGKRLPTEAEWEKAARGSEGNLFPWGPKTPEPGLAVFGQYHVHEIPLVAAVDSGEEGQSPYGLRHMAGNVAEWVQDWFGFDYYSIMPERNPRGPSLSRYKSVRGGSWKSKPHMLRAATRGGAPPDQRSATIGFRCAKSFH from the coding sequence GTGAGTATCCTCCCTCCTTCTGAGCGTCACCGGCCGGCCGAGTATCGGGTTGTTTCCCTCCTGCTCGTGACCGCCGCCCTGCTGCCGTCCTTGGTGCGCGCCGCGGGGCCGGACATGAAGACTGCCCTGCCCGCACACCTCGCTGCGATCGCCGCATTGGCTCAGCTCTCTCCGACGGTGGCCGTCCCGGAAGGCTGGTTCCTCATGGGGACGAATCGAAAGGACGACGACCCCTACGGGCTGGAAACCCAGTTCGACGACACCGAGCTGCCGCAGCGGCGCATCTGGCTGGACGCCTATGAGATAGACCGCGATGAAGTCAGCCTGGCCGAATATCTCGCGTACCTTCGGTCACAGCGCCGGTCTATCCCCGACGAGCTGCAACGGCTCATCTGGCACGTGATCACGGTCCACGCGATGCCCGATTATGTCTTGGCCCGCTGGCCCGCGATGTATGTCACCTGGGCGGAGGCCGACGATTTCTGCCGCAAGCGGGGAAAGCGTCTCCCGACCGAAGCAGAATGGGAAAAGGCCGCCCGCGGCAGCGAGGGCAACCTGTTCCCCTGGGGCCCCAAGACGCCCGAGCCGGGACTGGCCGTATTCGGGCAGTATCACGTGCATGAGATCCCGCTTGTCGCGGCGGTGGACAGCGGAGAAGAAGGACAGAGCCCCTACGGGCTCCGCCACATGGCAGGCAATGTGGCTGAGTGGGTCCAGGATTGGTTCGGATTCGACTACTATTCCATCATGCCGGAGCGGAATCCACGCGGACCGTCCCTGAGCCGATACAAGAGTGTGCGCGGCGGATCCTGGAAGAGCAAGCCCCACATGCTGCGGGCGGCCACTCGCGGCGGGGCGCCGCCGGACCAACGGTCCGCTACGATCGGTTTCCGCTGCGCAAAGTCCTTCCACTGA
- a CDS encoding MBL fold metallo-hydrolase, whose product MIRKTFSVPPLGCNCSIIGDPVTKRAIVVDPGGAPERILREVQDLGLTVVSVLHTHAHFDHFLASGEIKKATGAALCLHPDDRDLWRMLDVQCRVFGVPYVPVPPPDYWLQDEEKIIVGGLEGLALHTPGHTPGSMSFHFPAEKLLLAGDTLFRGGIGRTDLWGGDFDAIERSIRERLYTLDETTRVITGHGPDTEIGLERESNPFVRA is encoded by the coding sequence ATGATCCGCAAGACCTTCTCCGTTCCTCCGTTGGGCTGTAACTGTTCCATCATCGGGGACCCCGTCACCAAACGGGCGATCGTGGTCGATCCGGGAGGCGCGCCCGAGCGGATCCTCCGAGAGGTGCAGGATCTGGGATTGACCGTCGTGAGCGTCCTCCACACGCACGCCCATTTTGACCATTTCCTCGCATCAGGCGAGATCAAGAAAGCCACCGGGGCGGCGCTGTGTCTGCATCCCGACGATCGGGATCTCTGGCGGATGCTCGACGTCCAGTGCCGCGTATTCGGCGTGCCCTACGTGCCGGTGCCGCCTCCGGACTACTGGTTACAGGACGAAGAAAAGATCATCGTAGGCGGGCTCGAAGGCCTGGCGCTGCATACGCCCGGCCACACGCCCGGGTCGATGAGCTTTCACTTTCCGGCGGAGAAGCTGCTGCTCGCCGGCGATACGCTGTTTCGGGGAGGGATCGGGCGGACGGACCTGTGGGGCGGGGATTTCGACGCGATCGAGCGGTCCATCCGCGAGCGCCTCTATACGTTGGACGAAACGACGCGTGTGATCACCGGTCATGGACCGGACACGGAGATCGGCCTGGAACGGGAATCCAACCCGTTTGTCCGGGCGTAA
- a CDS encoding bifunctional nuclease family protein gives MKHLGRSMQVWLVFIVVAGLPGSVSRAQTEPPSPPSSSQVTISDVQVRLSDHGPVVLLKAEGKTIPIFVDMTVASSIYGALTGEKMPRPMSHDLMHSILEAFGGKVTQTVITLKGGTYYGALTVAFKDQVKVFDSRSSDSIALAIHFKAPIIVSRELLDSAGKVLTPESKAQTL, from the coding sequence ATGAAACATCTCGGTCGGTCGATGCAGGTGTGGCTGGTCTTCATCGTCGTAGCCGGTTTGCCGGGGTCGGTCTCCCGCGCGCAAACCGAGCCGCCAAGTCCTCCGTCTTCTTCGCAGGTGACGATCTCGGACGTGCAGGTCCGGCTTTCGGATCATGGGCCGGTGGTTCTCCTCAAGGCCGAGGGCAAGACCATTCCCATCTTCGTGGACATGACGGTCGCCAGCTCCATCTACGGCGCGCTCACGGGCGAGAAGATGCCGCGGCCCATGTCGCACGACCTGATGCATTCGATTCTCGAAGCCTTCGGCGGAAAGGTGACGCAGACCGTGATTACGTTGAAAGGCGGTACCTATTACGGCGCGCTGACGGTGGCGTTCAAAGACCAGGTGAAGGTGTTCGACAGCCGATCCTCCGACTCCATCGCGCTGGCCATTCACTTCAAGGCGCCGATCATCGTCAGCCGGGAATTGTTGGATTCGGCGGGCAAGGTGCTGACCCCCGAGAGCAAGGCGCAGACGTTGTAA
- a CDS encoding PEGA domain-containing protein, with amino-acid sequence MRRVSLRPPLHALAGIMLALSSCATSINSDRQSVTIFTDPPEANVVIDDYLRVIAPGTVSLNRKSDHVAIVEKDGYEPATIKIERGMSWWVMGNVVCLIFIVNCIQKDRRDGGYYAFDDEIRVTLAKQASGDSLPPQSP; translated from the coding sequence ATGAGGAGAGTTTCGCTGCGTCCGCCCCTTCACGCGCTGGCCGGGATCATGCTCGCCCTGTCAAGTTGCGCCACGAGCATCAATTCCGACCGTCAGTCCGTGACGATTTTCACCGATCCGCCGGAAGCCAACGTCGTCATCGACGACTATCTGCGCGTCATCGCGCCGGGCACGGTGTCGTTGAACCGGAAATCCGACCATGTCGCGATCGTGGAGAAAGACGGGTACGAACCGGCGACCATCAAAATCGAGCGCGGGATGTCCTGGTGGGTGATGGGCAATGTGGTCTGCCTCATCTTCATCGTCAACTGCATCCAGAAAGACCGCCGCGACGGCGGCTACTACGCCTTCGACGACGAGATCCGCGTCACCTTGGCGAAGCAGGCGTCGGGCGACTCTCTCCCGCCTCAATCTCCTTGA
- the trpS gene encoding tryptophan--tRNA ligase — protein sequence MTTQRKRVLSGMQPSGLLHLGNLLGALDNWKALQEQYDCYFFVADWHALSTNYADTSRIREFVRELLIDWLAAGIDPKRSTVFIQSRVSEHAILHLLFSMIIPISWLERNPTYKEKQEEIKERDLSTYGFLGYPVLQAADILLYKPDYVPVGKDQLPHLELTRELARRFNSLYKPVFPEPMEHLTRFPKVLGTDGRKMSKSYGNTINLSDPEPTVRQKLKTMVTDPARVRRNDPGNPDVCPVFDFHKIFSPQPVIDRVNRECRTAAIGCIDCKKLVADRIVERMAPIWEARGKLTKHPSELDDIVQDGSRRAAAVAHQTLEEVKEAMKI from the coding sequence ATGACCACACAGCGAAAGCGCGTCCTGAGCGGCATGCAGCCCAGCGGCCTGCTGCATTTGGGGAACCTGCTGGGCGCCCTCGACAACTGGAAAGCGCTGCAAGAGCAGTATGACTGCTACTTTTTCGTCGCCGACTGGCACGCGCTGTCCACCAATTACGCCGACACCAGCCGGATCCGGGAATTCGTGCGCGAACTCCTGATCGACTGGCTGGCGGCCGGCATCGATCCGAAACGATCCACGGTCTTCATCCAGTCCCGCGTGTCGGAGCATGCGATCCTGCACCTGCTGTTCTCGATGATCATCCCGATCTCCTGGCTGGAACGAAACCCCACCTACAAGGAAAAACAGGAAGAGATCAAAGAGCGCGACCTCAGCACCTACGGCTTCCTCGGGTATCCCGTGCTTCAGGCGGCGGATATCCTCCTGTACAAACCCGACTACGTCCCGGTCGGAAAGGACCAGTTGCCCCATCTGGAGCTTACTCGCGAATTGGCGCGACGGTTCAACAGTCTCTACAAGCCGGTCTTCCCCGAACCGATGGAACATCTCACCCGGTTCCCGAAGGTCCTCGGCACCGACGGCCGTAAAATGAGCAAGAGCTACGGGAACACGATCAACCTGTCGGATCCCGAGCCGACGGTCCGGCAGAAACTCAAGACGATGGTCACGGATCCGGCGAGGGTCCGCCGCAACGATCCCGGCAACCCCGACGTTTGCCCGGTCTTCGATTTCCACAAAATTTTCTCGCCTCAGCCCGTCATCGACCGGGTCAACCGCGAATGCCGCACCGCGGCGATCGGCTGCATCGACTGCAAGAAACTGGTGGCGGATCGGATCGTGGAGCGCATGGCGCCCATCTGGGAAGCGCGCGGCAAGTTGACGAAACACCCGAGCGAGCTCGACGACATCGTCCAGGACGGCAGCCGGCGCGCAGCGGCCGTCGCGCATCAGACGCTGGAAGAAGTCAAGGAGGCGATGAAGATATGA
- a CDS encoding site-2 protease family protein, giving the protein MNSLTQILHTLSYMALPLMLAMVLHEYAHGWVANHYGDPTAKLAGRLTINPLAHIDPFGTVILPLICLLMPGGLFLGWAKPVPIDPRRLDNPRRDMALVAAAGPGMNLALAIASAVLLSVLILIDPTLMASWPPQPGQEPRRDWLGMLLLPIAAMALYSVFINILLMVFNLIPIPPLDGGRVLTSLLPARPALALARLEPYGMLIIVALIAFDPQIHVIRTITGTLVNVMAGTLLTTVLSGA; this is encoded by the coding sequence ATGAACTCGCTCACCCAGATTCTTCATACCCTCTCCTACATGGCTCTTCCGCTGATGTTGGCCATGGTGCTCCATGAGTACGCGCACGGCTGGGTCGCCAATCACTATGGCGATCCCACCGCCAAGCTGGCAGGACGGCTGACGATCAATCCGCTCGCGCATATCGACCCGTTCGGCACAGTGATTCTGCCGCTGATCTGTCTCCTTATGCCCGGTGGGCTTTTTCTGGGCTGGGCGAAACCTGTCCCGATCGATCCCAGACGACTCGACAACCCGCGTCGCGACATGGCGCTGGTGGCGGCGGCCGGACCGGGGATGAACCTCGCACTGGCGATCGCCAGCGCTGTCTTGCTGAGCGTCTTGATCTTGATCGATCCGACGCTCATGGCGTCCTGGCCGCCGCAGCCGGGCCAAGAACCGCGACGCGACTGGCTCGGCATGTTGCTGTTGCCGATCGCGGCGATGGCGCTGTACTCGGTGTTCATCAACATCCTGTTGATGGTCTTCAATCTCATCCCGATTCCTCCGCTCGACGGCGGGCGCGTCCTGACGAGCCTCCTGCCCGCTCGTCCTGCGTTGGCTCTGGCCAGGCTGGAGCCCTATGGCATGCTAATCATCGTTGCGCTGATCGCATTCGACCCGCAGATTCACGTCATTCGAACGATCACCGGCACACTGGTCAACGTGATGGCCGGAACACTGCTCACCACCGTTCTGAGTGGAGCATGA
- a CDS encoding penicillin-binding protein activator, translating into MSNPLFFRPLAGSTFVSPFVVLLLSFALADASTTFGATEPSPRPTRAERGKSPGNQSIPVVLDQAKRLIETQRADAAVPLLKSFIGASPKPEHLDDAYLLLGAALYHTKEYGEAIRYLNQLLGELPTSDLADRARLMLARSQAALGNLDLALPVLAEIRSLSSDLETKREALRLTGELQLQKKDHLRAVQAWLDEIELSPEEQAAEIKNRIQELVREQLDRKTLIRLRDAYPKSFPGDIALIRLIELQTAKGEDHLAERNIRLFVRRFPNHEFAAKASDLLASFKAKLKSYQHVIAAVLPLSGKLAPFGAEVLNGIQLALEKGKDSLGLASVGLIVKDSEADRATFLNDLTDLLFEDRPLAVIGPLLSKNLPVMAELAERTKIPVITPAATFPNVRRLGAYVFSTALTYPLQAKRIADYATGEPGYRRFCILHPDTVYGRELARLFAQEVRRHNGEIVAVESYKEGETDFGPQIKRLQAEDLKKYGIAVPVENGKTMKGAKRVIYTPGFDAVFVPGRSIEVALIAAQLVFHDIKVPLLGANGWNSPDFPRLADRTIDGGVFVDGFFIDSPLANVQDFVERYQRRFQTSPTLFAAQAYEAARLVLEAIRKGAASGEAVRDYLALQQDLPTLAGPAGFDAGGTLNRRVFVIQVKQGRFVQVE; encoded by the coding sequence ATGTCCAATCCGCTTTTCTTTCGCCCCCTCGCCGGTTCGACGTTCGTTTCTCCGTTCGTCGTCCTGTTGTTATCGTTCGCCCTTGCCGACGCCTCCACGACTTTCGGCGCGACGGAGCCTTCGCCCCGCCCGACCCGCGCTGAACGGGGCAAATCCCCGGGAAACCAGTCCATCCCCGTCGTCTTGGACCAAGCCAAACGGCTGATCGAAACTCAACGGGCCGACGCGGCGGTGCCTCTGCTCAAGAGCTTCATCGGCGCTTCTCCGAAACCCGAACACTTGGATGACGCGTATCTCCTGCTCGGCGCCGCGTTGTATCACACGAAGGAGTACGGCGAGGCGATCAGGTATTTGAACCAGCTTCTCGGCGAGCTTCCGACGTCCGATCTGGCCGATCGTGCGCGCCTGATGCTGGCGCGCTCTCAGGCGGCCTTGGGCAATCTCGATCTCGCGTTGCCCGTGTTGGCCGAAATCCGGAGTCTCTCATCCGATCTCGAGACGAAACGCGAAGCGCTCCGGCTGACGGGCGAGCTACAGCTTCAAAAAAAGGATCATCTGCGCGCCGTTCAAGCCTGGCTGGATGAAATCGAACTGAGCCCGGAAGAGCAGGCGGCTGAAATAAAGAACCGTATCCAGGAATTGGTCAGGGAGCAGCTCGACCGAAAAACCCTCATTCGCCTGCGCGACGCCTACCCGAAGTCGTTTCCCGGCGACATCGCGTTGATCCGGCTCATCGAACTGCAAACAGCCAAGGGCGAGGACCATCTGGCCGAACGGAACATCCGGCTCTTCGTGCGACGTTTTCCCAACCATGAGTTTGCGGCCAAGGCGTCAGACCTGCTCGCCTCATTCAAGGCCAAGCTCAAGTCGTATCAGCACGTGATCGCCGCGGTGCTCCCGCTCTCCGGCAAACTCGCGCCGTTCGGCGCCGAAGTCCTCAACGGGATTCAACTGGCGCTGGAGAAAGGCAAGGACAGTTTAGGGCTCGCCTCGGTCGGACTGATCGTCAAGGACAGCGAAGCCGATCGCGCGACGTTTCTCAACGACCTCACTGATCTGTTGTTCGAAGACCGGCCGTTGGCCGTCATCGGGCCGCTGCTCTCGAAGAATCTTCCGGTGATGGCGGAGTTGGCCGAGCGGACCAAAATCCCGGTCATCACGCCGGCCGCCACCTTTCCGAACGTCCGCCGCTTGGGCGCCTATGTCTTCAGCACGGCGCTCACCTATCCGCTCCAAGCGAAGCGCATCGCGGACTATGCGACCGGAGAGCCGGGGTACCGTCGGTTCTGCATCCTCCATCCGGACACGGTCTACGGCCGCGAACTGGCCCGGCTGTTTGCACAGGAGGTGCGCCGACATAACGGAGAGATTGTCGCGGTCGAATCCTACAAAGAAGGCGAAACGGACTTCGGCCCCCAGATCAAACGACTCCAAGCGGAAGACCTGAAGAAGTACGGGATCGCCGTTCCGGTGGAAAACGGCAAGACAATGAAGGGCGCCAAGCGCGTCATCTATACGCCGGGATTCGACGCGGTGTTTGTCCCCGGCCGTTCCATCGAGGTGGCGCTGATCGCAGCGCAGCTTGTGTTCCACGACATCAAAGTTCCGCTGCTGGGCGCGAACGGCTGGAACTCGCCCGACTTCCCCCGCCTGGCCGACCGTACCATCGACGGCGGCGTCTTTGTCGACGGATTCTTTATTGACAGTCCTCTCGCAAACGTGCAGGATTTCGTCGAACGCTATCAGCGGCGGTTTCAGACCAGTCCCACGCTGTTCGCAGCTCAGGCCTACGAAGCCGCGCGCCTCGTGCTGGAGGCCATTCGGAAAGGGGCGGCATCGGGCGAAGCCGTGCGGGACTATCTGGCGTTGCAGCAGGATCTGCCGACGTTGGCCGGGCCGGCCGGTTTCGACGCCGGAGGTACGCTCAACCGTCGCGTGTTCGTGATCCAAGTGAAACAGGGCAGATTCGTGCAGGTGGAATAA
- the xerD gene encoding site-specific tyrosine recombinase XerD, producing MDRDGNPPACVEARPHAVMAGLIERYWSYLRVEGGLSTLTLEAYRRDLEKFASFLLGQKIRSPADVTRHTIAEFLIHLKRLRLAPASTARCLSALRGFFRFLVRERLVRENPMVGLNSPHRGTRLPAVLTQHEVTALLEWAGKSGPEDVRDAAMIELLYATGVRVSELVGLRMTDLNLDSGYVLATGKGSKQRLVPMGEIAKRKIMRYLRSGRAELLKNRESAYVFITRRGRPLTRQGFWKLLRLRAAAAGIPKTISPHMLRHSFATHLLDRGADLRSVQAMLGHANIATTQIYTHVERERLKRLHAQFFPRKQRRRMPGPTA from the coding sequence ATGGATCGAGATGGGAATCCGCCGGCATGCGTCGAGGCTCGACCGCATGCGGTGATGGCCGGCTTGATCGAGCGGTATTGGAGCTATCTCCGGGTTGAAGGCGGACTCTCGACGCTGACGCTGGAGGCCTACCGACGCGACCTGGAGAAGTTTGCATCCTTTCTGCTCGGTCAGAAGATCCGGAGCCCGGCCGACGTCACGCGACACACGATAGCGGAGTTTCTCATTCATCTGAAGCGGCTGCGGCTGGCTCCGGCCTCGACGGCTCGTTGCTTGTCGGCGCTTCGAGGGTTTTTTCGGTTTCTCGTGCGAGAACGGTTGGTGCGGGAAAATCCGATGGTCGGGCTGAACAGTCCGCACCGGGGGACGCGCCTGCCGGCCGTGCTGACACAACACGAAGTGACCGCCTTGCTGGAATGGGCGGGCAAGTCCGGACCGGAAGATGTGCGTGACGCCGCGATGATTGAATTATTGTACGCGACGGGCGTGCGGGTTTCGGAATTGGTCGGCCTCCGGATGACCGACCTCAACCTGGATTCGGGTTACGTGCTGGCGACGGGGAAGGGTTCCAAACAACGGCTGGTGCCGATGGGAGAAATCGCGAAGCGCAAGATCATGCGCTATTTGCGGAGCGGGCGAGCCGAGTTGCTCAAGAACCGGGAATCGGCCTATGTCTTCATCACGCGTCGAGGACGGCCGCTGACCCGGCAAGGGTTTTGGAAATTGTTGCGCCTCCGCGCCGCCGCCGCAGGCATCCCCAAAACGATTTCGCCGCATATGTTGCGTCACTCGTTCGCCACGCATCTGTTGGACCGCGGCGCCGATCTCCGCTCGGTCCAGGCGATGTTGGGTCATGCGAACATTGCGACGACGCAGATCTACACGCACGTCGAACGCGAACGATTGAAGCGACTGCATGCACAGTTTTTCCCGCGCAAGCAGCGCCGCCGCATGCCGGGCCCGACGGCTTGA